A window of the Hevea brasiliensis isolate MT/VB/25A 57/8 chromosome 6, ASM3005281v1, whole genome shotgun sequence genome harbors these coding sequences:
- the LOC110665814 gene encoding IAA-amino acid hydrolase ILR1-like 4, producing MNFFSWVFLVVFFHLLSQTFSLNGMPLDISTKFLNYAKKEELFNWMVGVRRKIHENPELGYEEFETSKLIREELNKIGIKYKYPFSVTGVVGFIGTGKPPFVAIRADMDALAMQEMVEWEHKSRVPGKMHACGHDAHVTMLLGAAKILQAHREEIKGTVVLVFQPAEEGGGGAKKMIDAGALENVNAIFGLHVDPRLPIGHVASRPGPLLAGSGFFEAVISGKGGHAAIPQHSIDPILAASNVIVSLQHLVSREADPLDSQVVTVAKFQGGGAFNVIPDSVTIGGTFRSFSKQSFMQLRQRIEEVITGQASVQRCKASIDFLENEKPFFPPTINNKQLHEYFKNVAGAMLGIDKVEDMTPLMGSEDFAFYQEVIPGYFFFIGMKNETSKQLQSPHSPLFEINEDVLPYGAALHASLAVNYLLEFQPEVPLPEEKHHDEL from the exons ATGAATTTCTTTAGCTGGGTTTTTTTGGTGGTCTTTTTTCATTTATTGAGTCAAACTTTTAGCTTAAATGGGATGCCATTGGATATCTCAACAAAGTTTCTCAATTATGCCAAGAAAGAGGAGCTTTTCAATTGGATGGTGGGTGTGAGGAGAAAGATACATGAGAACCCAGAACTGGGTTATGAGGAATTTGAAACTAGTAAGCTTATTCGAGAAGAATTGAATAAAATAGGtattaaatataaatacccaTTTTCAGTTACTGGCGTTGTTGGCTTCATTGGGACTGGCAAACCTCCTTTTGTTGCAATAAGGGCGGACATGGATGCTCTTGCTATGCag GAAATGGTAGAGTGGGAACACAAGAGTAGAGTTCCTGGGAAGATGCATGCTTGTGGACATGATGCTCATGTCACTATGCTTCTTGGTGCAGCAAAGATCCTTCAAGCCCATCGGGAAGAGATAAAG GGTACAGTGGTTCTTGTTTTCCAACCAGCTGAGGAAGGAGGTGGTGGGGCAAAGAAAATGATAGATGCAGGAGCATTAGAGAATGTCAATGCAATCTTTGGGCTGCATGTTGATCCCAGGTTGCCAATAGGTCATGTGGCTTCCAGACCTGGTCCTTTACTGGCTGGGAGTGGCTTCTTTGAAGCAGTAATAAGTGGAAAAGGAGGTCATGCTGCCATTCCTCAGCACTCAATAGATCCAATATTGGCAGCTTCTAATGTGATTGTGAGCTTACAGCATCTGGTTTCAAGGGAAGCTGATCCACTGGACTCACAG GTGGTGACCGTTGCAAAATTCCAAGGGGGTGGTGCGTTCAATGTTATTCCAGATTCTGTTACAATTGGTGGCACCTTCCGATCCTTTTCAAAACAAAGCTTTATGCAACTTAGGCAACGTATTGAGGAG GTCATCACAGGGCAAGCTTCTGTACAGAGGTGTAAAGCATCCATTGATTTCCTAGAGAATGAGAAACCCTTTTTCCCTCCTACCATAAACAATAAACAGTTGCATGAGTACTTCAAAAATGTAGCAGGAGCTATGCTTGGCATTGATAAAGTTGAAGATATGACACCGTTAATGGGATCTGAGGATTTTGCCTTTTACCAAGAGGTGATTCCTGGATACTTCTTCTTTATTGGAATGAAGAATGAGACGAGCAAACAGCTTCAATCCCCACACTCACCTTTGTTTGAAATCAATGAAGACGTCCTTCCTTATGGTGCTGCACTTCATGCATCATTGGCTGTTAATTATCTTCTTGAATTCCAACCTGAAGTTCCTTTGCCAGAGGAAAAACATCATGACGAACTCTGA
- the LOC110665811 gene encoding F-box/LRR-repeat protein At2g42730 isoform X1: MTKQPLTRSEKKFLVTDKSTDLIECTSQAPNCHRKRKRKVSSRIDESASHKTKQNKIELKAMDQRSDSTDLISQLPEHIIHHILSLLRCGKDAARTSILSKRWRDIWASYLILEFDQRKFQKQERKLYYRSKRLYQRIKKRKDAAIKMKNEMFLNFVDGTLQSRIEQKSSIQKFMLHLTSYNLELSDLLNQWIGTTTKSNIQELDLYIPSKKNSSYYLPQTVFTARTLTALRISGCKLGACNYINMSNLQKLCIQKIHIDEEIIQNLILGCPLIDDMRLIYCSGLKTLLLSSNRLNRVDIHCCHGLKKVEVKSPSLQTFWYHGKGSMRCNINLAMCKSLKSLTLEDANMTDDLLKNQLSNFPVLEQLILSNCDALHCVTISSHQLKTLVLRGCDELREANIDTPNLLSFEYRGSKIPFSSLNPSGLREAKLYFEPSTLHNVDGIGFSFNKLQNFLRKFDCSKGLKFIVRSKENIIVHEDLRDILVPQVFDLKLEIIKSSTSLEDILDNLLRTWHPETLSIVSSTTSDFPEQVYKKMVDRGEEPSCCKYNSLNNKCWQHFLMDANIENLDDTEIESDWITWLKSSATMVNQLTCLRLNWKHR; encoded by the exons ATGACAAAACAACCTTTAACCAGGAGTGAGAAGAAATTTTTAGTTACGGACAAGTCAACTGATCTCATTGAGTGTACGTCACAGGCTCCAAATTGTcacagaaagagaaagagaaaagttTCAAGCCGGATTGATGAAAGTGCCAGTCATAAAACAAAgcaaaataaaattgaattaaaggCCATGGACCAAAGATCTGATTCCACAGACTTGATCTCACAATTGCCTGAACACATTATCCATCACATCCTATCTCTTCTTCGTTGTGGGAAAGATGCAGCTCGAACCAGTATTTTGTCCAAGAGGTGGAGAGATATATGGGCTTCATACTTGATCTTGGAGTTTGATCAACGCAAGTTCCAAAAGCAAGAGAGGAAATTGTATTATCGCTCTAAGAGGCTCTATCAAAGGATCAAAAAGAGAAAAGATGCGGCAATAAAGATGAAGAATGAAATGTTTCTGAATTTTGTTGATGGCACCCTGCAGAGCCGCATTGAGCAAAAATCTAGCATACAGAAATTCATGCTTCATTTAACCTCCTATAATTTGGAATTATCTGATCTTTTGAATCAGTGGATAGGTACTACAACTAAAAGCAACATACAAGAGTTAGATCTCTATATCCCAAGCAAGAAAAATAGTAGTTACTATTTGCCTCAAACTGTCTTTACTGCTCGTACCTTAACTGCATTAAGGATTTCTGGCTGCAAGTTAGGAGCTTGCAATTATATTAACATGTCCAACTTGCAAAAGCTATGTATTCAAAAAATCCACATTGATGAAGAGATCATTCAGAATCTGATTCTTGGTTGCCCTTTAATTGATGATATGAGGCTCATATACTGCAGTGGATTGAAAACTTTGTTGCTTTCTAGTAATAGACTTAATAGAGTTGATATACATTGTTGCCATGGGCTGAAGAAAGTTGAAGTTAAATCACCAAGTCTTCAAACATTTTGGTATCATGGGAAGGGATCTATGCGCTGCAACATCAACTTGGCCATGTGTAAATCTCTGAAAAGTTTGACTTTGGAGGATGCCAACATGACAGATGATTTACTTAAGAATCAGCTTTCAAATTTTCCTGTCCTTGAGCAACTGATCTTAAGTAATTGTGATGCCTTGCATTGTGTTACGATTTCAAGTCATCAACTAAAGACACTAGTCTTGAGAGGATGTGATGAGCTAAGGGAGGCCAATATTGATACTCCAAATCTTCTTTCATTTGAGTATAGGGGTTCGAAGATACCCTTTTCTTCTTTGAACCCTTCTGGTTTGAGGGAGGCAAAGCTTTATTTTGAACCTTCCACATTGCATAACGTTGATGGTATTGGGTTTTCTTTTAATAAATTGCAAAATTTTCTTAGAAAGTTTGATTGCTCTAAGGGCTTGAAATTTATTGTCCGCTCGAAAGAG AATATTATTGTTCATGAAGATCTGAGAGACATCTTGGTTCCTCAAGTCTTTGATCTTAAGCTTGAAATTATCAAATCATCAACGAGCTTGGAAGATATATTAGATAATTTATTGCGAACATGGCATCCAGAGACACTGTCGATAGTTTCATCTACCACAAGTGATTTCCCTGAG CAAGTATATAAGAAAATGGTGGATAGAGGAGAGGAGCCAAGCTGCTGCAAATATAACTCTCTGAACAACAAATGTTGGCAGCATTTTTTGATGGATGCCAACATTGAGAACCTTGATGATACTGAAATTGAATCTGACTGGATTACTTGGCTGAAGTCCTCTGCGACTATGGTGAATCAGTTGACTTGTTTGAGATTAAATTGGAAACATCGATAG
- the LOC110665811 gene encoding F-box/LRR-repeat protein At2g42730 isoform X2 gives MDQRSDSTDLISQLPEHIIHHILSLLRCGKDAARTSILSKRWRDIWASYLILEFDQRKFQKQERKLYYRSKRLYQRIKKRKDAAIKMKNEMFLNFVDGTLQSRIEQKSSIQKFMLHLTSYNLELSDLLNQWIGTTTKSNIQELDLYIPSKKNSSYYLPQTVFTARTLTALRISGCKLGACNYINMSNLQKLCIQKIHIDEEIIQNLILGCPLIDDMRLIYCSGLKTLLLSSNRLNRVDIHCCHGLKKVEVKSPSLQTFWYHGKGSMRCNINLAMCKSLKSLTLEDANMTDDLLKNQLSNFPVLEQLILSNCDALHCVTISSHQLKTLVLRGCDELREANIDTPNLLSFEYRGSKIPFSSLNPSGLREAKLYFEPSTLHNVDGIGFSFNKLQNFLRKFDCSKGLKFIVRSKENIIVHEDLRDILVPQVFDLKLEIIKSSTSLEDILDNLLRTWHPETLSIVSSTTSDFPEQVYKKMVDRGEEPSCCKYNSLNNKCWQHFLMDANIENLDDTEIESDWITWLKSSATMVNQLTCLRLNWKHR, from the exons ATGGACCAAAGATCTGATTCCACAGACTTGATCTCACAATTGCCTGAACACATTATCCATCACATCCTATCTCTTCTTCGTTGTGGGAAAGATGCAGCTCGAACCAGTATTTTGTCCAAGAGGTGGAGAGATATATGGGCTTCATACTTGATCTTGGAGTTTGATCAACGCAAGTTCCAAAAGCAAGAGAGGAAATTGTATTATCGCTCTAAGAGGCTCTATCAAAGGATCAAAAAGAGAAAAGATGCGGCAATAAAGATGAAGAATGAAATGTTTCTGAATTTTGTTGATGGCACCCTGCAGAGCCGCATTGAGCAAAAATCTAGCATACAGAAATTCATGCTTCATTTAACCTCCTATAATTTGGAATTATCTGATCTTTTGAATCAGTGGATAGGTACTACAACTAAAAGCAACATACAAGAGTTAGATCTCTATATCCCAAGCAAGAAAAATAGTAGTTACTATTTGCCTCAAACTGTCTTTACTGCTCGTACCTTAACTGCATTAAGGATTTCTGGCTGCAAGTTAGGAGCTTGCAATTATATTAACATGTCCAACTTGCAAAAGCTATGTATTCAAAAAATCCACATTGATGAAGAGATCATTCAGAATCTGATTCTTGGTTGCCCTTTAATTGATGATATGAGGCTCATATACTGCAGTGGATTGAAAACTTTGTTGCTTTCTAGTAATAGACTTAATAGAGTTGATATACATTGTTGCCATGGGCTGAAGAAAGTTGAAGTTAAATCACCAAGTCTTCAAACATTTTGGTATCATGGGAAGGGATCTATGCGCTGCAACATCAACTTGGCCATGTGTAAATCTCTGAAAAGTTTGACTTTGGAGGATGCCAACATGACAGATGATTTACTTAAGAATCAGCTTTCAAATTTTCCTGTCCTTGAGCAACTGATCTTAAGTAATTGTGATGCCTTGCATTGTGTTACGATTTCAAGTCATCAACTAAAGACACTAGTCTTGAGAGGATGTGATGAGCTAAGGGAGGCCAATATTGATACTCCAAATCTTCTTTCATTTGAGTATAGGGGTTCGAAGATACCCTTTTCTTCTTTGAACCCTTCTGGTTTGAGGGAGGCAAAGCTTTATTTTGAACCTTCCACATTGCATAACGTTGATGGTATTGGGTTTTCTTTTAATAAATTGCAAAATTTTCTTAGAAAGTTTGATTGCTCTAAGGGCTTGAAATTTATTGTCCGCTCGAAAGAG AATATTATTGTTCATGAAGATCTGAGAGACATCTTGGTTCCTCAAGTCTTTGATCTTAAGCTTGAAATTATCAAATCATCAACGAGCTTGGAAGATATATTAGATAATTTATTGCGAACATGGCATCCAGAGACACTGTCGATAGTTTCATCTACCACAAGTGATTTCCCTGAG CAAGTATATAAGAAAATGGTGGATAGAGGAGAGGAGCCAAGCTGCTGCAAATATAACTCTCTGAACAACAAATGTTGGCAGCATTTTTTGATGGATGCCAACATTGAGAACCTTGATGATACTGAAATTGAATCTGACTGGATTACTTGGCTGAAGTCCTCTGCGACTATGGTGAATCAGTTGACTTGTTTGAGATTAAATTGGAAACATCGATAG
- the LOC110665812 gene encoding ESCRT-related protein CHMP1B, with the protein MGNTEKLLNQIMDLKFTSKSLQRQARKCEKEEKAEKLKVKKAIEKGNVDGARIYAENAIRKRTEQMNYLRLASRLDAVVARLDTQAKMTTINKSMASIVKSLESSLATGNLQKMSETMDQFEKQFVNMEVQAEFMENAMAGSTSLSTPEGEVNSLMQQVADDYGLEVSVGLPQPAAHAVATKSQEKVDEDDLSRRLAELKARG; encoded by the exons ATGGGTAACACAGAGAAATTGTTGAATCAGATCATGGACCTCAAGTTCACGTCGAAATCGCTGCAAAGGCAGGCCCGGAAGTGCGAGAAGGAAGAGAAGGCGGAGAAATTAAAGGTCAAGAAGGCGATCGAGAAGGGGAACGTGGATGGGGCACGGATCTACGCCGAGAACGCCATCCGTAAGAGGACCGAGCAGATGAACTACCTCAGGCTTGCGTCCAGGCTCGATGCTGTCGTTGCTAGGCTCGATACGCAGGCTAAGATGACCACCATTAACAAGTCCATGGCTTCCATCGTTAAATCGCTTGAGTCTTCTCTTGCTACTG GTAATTTGCAGAAGATGTCAGAAACTATGGATCAGTTTGAGAAGCAGTTTGTAAACATGGAGGTCCAGGCAGAGTTCATGGAGAATGCAATGGCTGGATCCACCTCATTATCCACACCTGAGGGTGAGGTCAACAGCTTGATGCAGCAAGTAGCTGATGACTATGGATTGGAGGTCTCTGTTGGGCTCCCACAGCCTGCTGCACATGCAGTGGCAACCAAGTCACAAGAGAAGGTTGATGAAGATGATTTGTCAAGGCGTCTTGCAGAGCTAAAGGCCAGGGGGTAA